GTAAGGTTGAACGTCGTGCACTGTGGCGTCAAAGAACGAGCTTGTGAGAGCATAGTACAGGGAATAttattaggaaaaaaaaaaaacaaacaaactgCAACTCTCGTTAGTTTACCATGAACGTGATTAACCGAGAAACTGGCGCCTGGCGCGATGTGAAAACTACCGCCGACTCTATTCACTTCCATATAACCGAAGATCTGACAGCCTTGCGTGAAGGCATGCTTGAGTTTCTCCATGGACTTGTCATTCTGACACTGTTTAACGTCAGCCGGATCCGGCGGGGCCCACTTCTTGCGTCTATAGGCCTCCCACACGTCCTCGCAGGTGTTGCAACATCTGCGgacgaaagaaaatttttgtaaatatgttcaaataaatttcacgTACTTAACAAGTAGGAAGCACTGTGAAGTACTTGCTTCATAGTGTCCGTGGCCGCTCCGTAGCAATCTCCACAGGTCTCTGTGGTCGTACCGATTTCTACTGCCTGTAAAAATATTGccaataataactaatttgCAAACGGACGTTTCAGTCAGAAGATATTTGTGGAAAGCCTGCGTTACCTTCTCCGTAGTTTTACTGACAGCCTTTGCATCTGTAATATCTAcaataaagcatttttttacatgacGTTTCTAGCTGATGTTGCGTATATCGAAAGGGACATTGCGCTTACTTGTTCTTTGTGGATCCTCTATAGGTTTGCCGTCCAGGTCTAACcgtcttttaaaaatattgtgctCTATGTGCAAATGTTGCTCACCCGTCGTGTCCATGGCGTCTATCGATAAAACTGCAAAATACTGAAATGACAGACTACATCGCCTCTCTCTTCGCCTACGTATGGATACAAGTTGTACTTACGATCGCAAGATATAGCTGGGACTATTATATCCAAGTTGATTCTCAGTTTAGAACCCCTGGATGTATCTACAAATAATTCCTCGCTCATAGTTGGTGTAAGATAATAGTTTACTTCTGACAAAAACAGTATGCCCATGATGATTGTACTAATGATTGTAACTGAAAAGGCATTATTTCGTCATTTGCACTGGTGTAACGTGAGATCGGCGATTCTTATCAATCGTAACGAGGTTCGAGTACGTCAAGCTGCGCTTTATTTACTACTGGCCAAGTGTAAACAACAATATTTGTCACAAACGCCAAGAGACAAGAGACACATGGTAAAGCAAAACGAGTTAACTATAGGAACATTTATACGAGCATCGAGTATCGCAGGACGCAAATTAAAGCGTTGCATTGCAACCCATTGAAATGTTTCAGTCAACAaagtatttaacaattttaaatggcATGTTAACAGGAAAGAATTCTACAAGGTTAATCGCTCGCCGGTGTCGCGTCACCTCGCACGGGATTAACGCTAATTGGCGCAGCTGAACGTAAACGACTCGTCGACGGTCCTCGTGGGCGATTCTCCGGGTCTCGCTCGCGCCGGCGACGGACGGTACACTGTGTTTACCGATGGCGCCGCTGAAGGTCCTCACGAGGATATCGGCCTCCTCGCGCACCTTCGGGTGCACGTCCAGCTGCCGTAGCATCTGCATCTTCCCGACGGCGGCGTGGGGACGGTACGCGGCGTTCGCTCCACACGACGGCCCGATATTTTCCCGTACGACACGTACGTGTCATGACAAGCCACCCAGCACCCTGCCACCTTGAAACGTGGCAGACAGCAGGCTACCATTGGCCGAGCGGCCGGTAGGCCCCCGTCCGCTCCGTTCTCGCACGCCGTCCGGTTACTCCGGCTACACCCACAAACGAGACGGACGTATGTCCACGCCCGTCGGAcggaaagagaagaggaacCTGGAGCGCGAACGGTGCAAGCAAACCGGCCTCGTAATCTCGAAACCGCTATTTCCGCGCTGGGAAAAATTCTCCGGCCTTTCGCGATTCTtctccatttattttattttttatttcggcCGCAAGCAATTCGTTATTCCTGTAATGTCACTCATTGGCGCAAattggtaaattttataataaaatttctaaatttagaCTTTATAAGCAAAGAACCGAGAgggcatttttatttttagttataaattCTTCGTAttcctttaaataaatacgatattctttgtaaaaagAGATTAATTCCCCTgagacttttattttaatttttacatgtatgCGGAAAATCTACAGATATGGCGTCGTtcgtattaaaaaagaacaaagagCGTATAAgatgaagataaaaaatatattaaatcctTAGAGTTATCGTGTTAGTAACATGGTTCGACGAACGTTCTTTTGTGGAGCGCTGAAAAAGAGGCGAGGAC
The nucleotide sequence above comes from Temnothorax longispinosus isolate EJ_2023e chromosome 4, Tlon_JGU_v1, whole genome shotgun sequence. Encoded proteins:
- the LOC139812331 gene encoding endoplasmic reticulum-Golgi intermediate compartment protein 3 isoform X2, whose amino-acid sequence is MQMLRQLDVHPKVREEADILVRTFSGAIDTSRGSKLRINLDIIVPAISCDLLSIDAMDTTGEQHLHIEHNIFKRRLDLDGKPIEDPQRTNITDAKAVSKTTEKAVEIGTTTETCGDCYGAATDTMKCCNTCEDVWEAYRRKKWAPPDPADVKQCQNDKSMEKLKHAFTQGCQIFGYMEVNRVGGSFHIAPGASFSVNHVHVHDVQPYTSSHFNMTHKIRHLSFGLNISGKTNPMDDTTVVAMEGAMMFYHYIKIVPTTYVRADGSTLLTNQFSVTRHSKRVSLLTGESGMPGIFFSYELSPLMVKYTEKAKSFGHFATNTCAIIGGVFTVAGLIDSLLYHSVRAIQRKIELGKYN
- the LOC139812331 gene encoding endoplasmic reticulum-Golgi intermediate compartment protein 3 isoform X1, with the protein product MQMLRQLDVHPKVREEADILVRTFSGAIVTIISTIIMGILFLSEVNYYLTPTMSEELFVDTSRGSKLRINLDIIVPAISCDLLSIDAMDTTGEQHLHIEHNIFKRRLDLDGKPIEDPQRTNITDAKAVSKTTEKAVEIGTTTETCGDCYGAATDTMKCCNTCEDVWEAYRRKKWAPPDPADVKQCQNDKSMEKLKHAFTQGCQIFGYMEVNRVGGSFHIAPGASFSVNHVHVHDVQPYTSSHFNMTHKIRHLSFGLNISGKTNPMDDTTVVAMEGAMMFYHYIKIVPTTYVRADGSTLLTNQFSVTRHSKRVSLLTGESGMPGIFFSYELSPLMVKYTEKAKSFGHFATNTCAIIGGVFTVAGLIDSLLYHSVRAIQRKIELGKYN
- the LOC139812331 gene encoding endoplasmic reticulum-Golgi intermediate compartment protein 3 isoform X3, translated to MQMLRQLDVHPKVREEADILVRTFSGAIVTIISTIIMGILFLSEVNYYLTPTMSEELFVDTSRGSKLRINLDIIVPAISCDLLSIDAMDTTGEQHLHIEHNIFKRRLDLDGKPIEDPQRTNITDAKAVSKTTEKAVEIGTTTETCGDCYGAATDTMKCCNTCEDVWEAYRRKKWAPPDPADVKQCQNDKSMEKLKHAFTQGCQIFGYMEVNRVGGSFHIAPGASFSVNHVHGAMMFYHYIKIVPTTYVRADGSTLLTNQFSVTRHSKRVSLLTGESGMPGIFFSYELSPLMVKYTEKAKSFGHFATNTCAIIGGVFTVAGLIDSLLYHSVRAIQRKIELGKYN